Proteins from one Elgaria multicarinata webbii isolate HBS135686 ecotype San Diego chromosome 3, rElgMul1.1.pri, whole genome shotgun sequence genomic window:
- the LOC134396286 gene encoding zinc finger protein 11-like isoform X3 gives MMVQQQKPKEAREKKSPVFGKTISHESTLGDHGTTHAAKKQYKCRECGKRFKDNGALCAHQRTHTGEKPFDCLDCGQAFRQKWALTMHQRTHTGEKPFDCPDCGKAFRQKWALTIHQRIHTGEKPFECLECGKRFKDNGALCAHQTTHTGEKPFDCLDCGKAFSQKGSLAIHQRIHSGEKPFECFECGKRFRQKSGLQLHERVHTGEKPFKCIECGKAFYTSTQCRYHQRIHTGEEPFICLACGKAFSHKYGLTLHQRTHSGEKPFKCQECGKSFTLNSSLTSHQRLHTGEKPFECSKCGKSFRWKKTLAAHQQIHTDPGEKPFECSQCGKSFRWKKTLAAHQQIHTDSEEKPFECSQFGKRFVSTHREHKPFKCTECGKCFSDKKPFAVHQRIHRGEKPFICLECGKAFSRKMSLTFHQRIHSGEKPFKCLQCGKSFRQKGTLTRHQRTHTGIVEKPFECSQCEKRFFYRHSLTCHQLIHREDNPFKCLECGKSFSNKPDLRVHQRIHTGEKPFICLECGEAFRWKGSLTVHERTHSGEKPFKCLECGKSFSEKYCFATHQRIHIGEKRFECLQCEKSYKWKRSLETHQRTHTGTGEKSFECLQCGKSFKWKKTLKRHKRIHTDKREKPFECSQCGKGFFSRHNLTRHQLIHGEHNPFKCLECGKSFRDKDGLGRHRRIHTGENPFICLECGRSFTDRRSLRYHQRTHAGEMPFNCLGLAKRFHQGSPLQYDQSARIETSLKEEEEFDTPDHPSVTVILGQDEGSCDSGTSSEVPNKPFNLVVKPAVILNSPPTSHGSTEQSLQCIRWDTQSHGGREYLTPRVPFLPGNTLQ, from the coding sequence ATGATggtacaacaacaaaaacccaaagAAGCAAGAGAGAAGAAATCCCCTGTGTTTGGGAAAACGATCTCTCATGAATCAACTCTGGGTGACCATGGCACAACCCATGCAGCAAAGAAACAATATAAATGCcgtgagtgtggaaagagattcaaggacaatggggCCCTTTGTGcccatcaaagaacacacacaggggagaagccatttgaCTGTCTGGATTGTGGACAAGCATTTCGTCAGAAGTGGGCACTTACTATGCATCAAAggacacacacaggagagaagccatttgaCTGTCCAGATTGTGGAAAAGCATTTCGTCAGAAGTGGGCGCTTACTattcatcaaagaatccacactggagagaaaccatttgaatgcttggagtgtggaaagagattcaaggacaatggcgCCCTTTGTGCCCATCAAacaacacacacaggggagaagccgtttGACTGTCTGGATTGTGGGAAAGCATTTAGTCAGAAGGGGTCACTTGCTatccatcaaagaatccactctGGGGAGAAACCCTTTGAATGCttcgagtgtggaaagagattccgCCAGAAGAGTGGACTTCAATTGCATGAAAGAGtacacaccggggagaagccattCAAATGCATAGAATGTGGAAAGGCATTCTACACCAGTACTCAATGTCGataccatcaaagaattcatacaggggaggaGCCATTTATCTGTCTGGCTTGTGGAAAAGCATTTAGTCATAAGTATGGGCTTACTCTCCATCAAAGAACACACTCTGGGGAGAAGCCGTTTAAATGCcaggagtgcggaaagagcttcacctTGAACAGCAGccttacttcacatcaaagactgcacacaggggagaaaccatttgaatgttcgaagtgtggaaagagtttcagatgGAAGAAGACCCTTGCAGCACATCAGCAAATTCACACAGacccaggagagaaaccatttgaatgttcgcagtgtggaaagagtttcagatgGAAGAAGACCCTTGCAGCACATCAGCAAATTCACACAGACTCAgaagagaaaccatttgaatgttcgcaGTTTGGAAAGAGATTCGTTTCCACGCACAGAGAACACAAACCGTTTAAATGTACGGAGTGCGGAAAGTGTTTCAGTGATAAGAAGCCCTTTGCTgtacatcaaagaatacacagaGGAGAAAAACCATTCATCTGTCTAGAGTGTGGGAAAGCATTTAGTCGGAAGATGTCACTTACTttccatcaaagaatccactcaggggagaagccatttaaatgcttgcagtgtggaaagagcttcaggcagAAGGGGACCCTTACAAGACATCAGCGAACACACACAGGCATAGTAGAGAAACCGTTTGAATGTTCGCAGTGTGAAAAGAGATTCTTTTACAGGCATAGCCTTACATGTCATCAGCTAATTCACAGAGAAGACAACCcgtttaaatgtctggagtgtggaaagagtttcagcaaTAAGCCTGACCTTCGcgtccatcaaagaattcacacaggagagaagccatttatcTGTCTGGAGTGTGGAGAAGCATTTCGTTGGAAGGGGTCACTTACTGTCCATGAAAGAACACattcaggggagaaaccatttaaatgcttggagtgcggaaagagttttAGTGAAAAGTATTGCTTTGctacacatcaaagaattcacatagGGGAGAAACGGtttgaatgtttgcagtgtgaAAAAAGCTACAAGTGGAAGAGAAGCCTTGAAACACATCAGCGAACTCACACAGGCACAGGCGAAAAATCATTTGAATGTTtgcaatgtggaaagagctttaagtGGAAGAAGACTCTTAAAAGACATAAACGAATTCACACAGACAAAagagagaaaccatttgaatgttcacaGTGTGGAAAGGGATTTTTTTCCAGACACAACCTTACCCGTCATCAACTTATTCATGGGGAACACAacccatttaaatgtctggagtgtggaaagagtttcagggatAAGGATGGCCTTGGCAGACATAGaagaattcatacaggagagaaTCCATTTATCTGTCTGGAGTGCGGAAGGAGCTTTACTGATAGGAGAAGCCTTAGGTATCATCAGAGAACTCATGCAGGGGAGATGCCTTTTAATTGCTTGGGGCTTGCAAAGAGATTCCACCAGGGGAGTCCTCTGCAATACGATCAAAGTGCTCGCATTGAGACTTctttgaaggaggaggaagagtttgATACTCCTGATCATCCTTCTGTTACTGTAATCCTGGGGCAAGATGAGGGGTCCTGTGACAGTGGCACCTCGTCTGAGGTTCCCAACAAACCATTCAACCTTGTCGTGAAGCCAGCTGTGATTCTAAATTCTCCTCCCACCTCTCATGGCTCAACAGAGCAGAGTTTGCAGTGCATCCGCTGGGATACTCAGAGCCATGGTGGGAGAGAATACCTGACTCCCAGAGTACCCTTTCTCCCAGGAAATACACTTCAGTAA
- the LOC134396286 gene encoding oocyte zinc finger protein XlCOF6-like isoform X2, with product MNKLEGKPRNKERSICLDTDVHAMMVQQKTPKEPREKESPVSGETVCHESTLGDHGTTHAAKKRHKCCECGKTFKGNAALTAHQRTHTGEKPFDCLDCGKAFSQKWALTMHQRIHTGEKPFECLECGKRFRRKAPLQVHERRHSGEKPFKCLECGKAFYTNSDLREHQRTHTEEKPFKCPECGKSFSLRTGLSAHQRTHTGEKPFDCPECGKAFSQKGALTMHQRIHSGDKPFECFECGKRFCQKAALQVHERRHTGEEPFKCLECGKNFRDKHDLSKHRRIHTGEKPFICLTCGKAFRQKGSLTVHQRTHQGEKPFKCLECGKGYCQKAALQAHQRTHIGESPNKCQECGKSFSSKNSLALHQRLHTGEKPFECLQCGKSFRWKESLVTHQRIHRDEKPFECSQCRKKFFSKRSLTRHQLIHREHKAFQCLECGKSFSDKHYLSRHQRIHTGEKPFICLVCGKAFSWKRALTFHQRIHSGEKPCKCLQCGKSFRWKVTLAIHQRIHTGIVEKPFECSQCEKRFFSRPNLTRHQLIHSGDKPFKCLECRKGFTDKYDLAKHQRIHTGEKPFICPECGKAFSQKGALTGHQRIHSGEKPFECFECGKRFRQKGALQVHERRHTGEEPFKCLECGKSFRCSSILQEHQRRHTGESPYKCQECGKSFSSKYSLSLHQRLHTGEKPFECSQCGKSFSRKESLVIHQRIHTAEKPFKCPECGKSFSDKHRFARHKRIHTGEKPFQCLQCGKSFSERRNLRSHQTTCKGEILGLAKSFHQGGPLQYSQSAPTETSLKEEEESDTPDRPSVTIILGQDEGSGDSDVSSEVPNELFSPVTGPAIIPDSLTSHSSTEHSLQCIRWDTQSHGGRDYLTPRVPFLPGNTLV from the exons ATGAACAAGCTGGAGGGAAAGCCAAGAAATAAAGAGAGGAGTATATGTCTGGATACTGAC GTCCATGCAATGATGGTACAACAGAAAACACCCAAAGAACCAAGAGAGAAGGAATCCCCTGTGTCTGGAGAAACAGTCTGTCATGAATCAACTCTGGGTGACCATGGCACAACCCATGCAGCAAAGAAACGACATAAATGCTGTGAGTGTGGAAAGACATTCAAGGGCAATGCGGCCCTTACTGCCCATCAAAGAacgcacacaggagagaagccatttgaCTGTCTGGATTGTGGGAAAGCATTTAGTCAGAAGTGGGCACTTACTAtgcatcaaagaatacacactggggaaaaaccatttgaatgcctcgagtgtggaaaAAGATTCCGCCGAAAGGCTCCTCTTCAAGTGCATGAAAGAAGGCACtccggggagaagccatttaaatgcctagaATGTGGAAAGGCATTCTACACCAATAGTGACCTTCGagagcatcaaagaactcacactgaggagaagccatttaaatgcccggagtgcggaaagagcttcagtttgaGGACTGGTCTTAGtgcacatcaaagaactcacacaggggagaagccatttgaCTGTCCAGAGTGTGGGAAAGCATTTAGTCAGAAGGGGGCACTTACTAtgcatcaaagaatccactcagGGGATAAACCCTTTGAATGCttcgagtgtggaaagagattctgcCAGAAGGCTGCCCTTCAAGTTcatgaaagaagacacactgGCGAGgagccatttaaatgcttggagtgtggaaagaacttcagggATAAGCATGACCTTTCTAAAcatcgaagaattcacacaggagagaaaccatttatctGTCTGACATGTGGGAAAGCATTTAGGCAGAAGGGGTCACTTACTGTTCATCAAAGAACACACCAAGGAGAGAAAccgtttaaatgcttggagtgtggaaagggatATTGCCAGAAAGCTGCCCTTCAAGCACATCAAAGAACGCACATTGGGGAATCGCCAAATAAATGCcaagagtgcggaaagagcttcagctcaAAGAACAGTCTTGCTTTACATCAAAGATtgcatacaggggagaaaccatttgaatgtttgcagtgtggaaagagcttcagatgGAAGGAAAGCCTTGTAACACATCAGCGAATTCACAGAGacgagaaaccatttgaatgttcgcaGTGTAGAAAGAAATTCTTTTCCAAGCGCAGCCTTACACGTCATCAGTTAATTCACAGAGAACACAAGGCATTTcagtgtttggagtgtggaaagagtttcagcgaTAAGCATTACCTTTctcgacatcaaagaattcacacaggagagaaaccgttCATTTGTCTGGTGTGTGGAAAAGCATTTAGTTGGAAGAGGGCACTTACtttccatcaaagaattcactctgGCGAAAAACCATGTAAATGTTTgcagtgcggaaagagcttcaggtggAAGGTGACCCTTGCAATACATCAGCGAATTCACACTGGCATAgtagagaaaccatttgaatgttcgcaGTGTGAAAAGAGATTCTTTTCTAGGCCCAACCTTACACGTCATCAGCTTATTCACAGTGGAGACAAGCCCTTTAAATGTCTGGAATGCAGAAAGGGTTTCACAGATAAGTATGACCTtgctaaacatcaaagaattcacacgggagagaagccatttatcTGTCCAGAGTGTGGAAAGGCATTTAGTCAGAAGGGGGCACTTACTGggcatcaaagaatccactctGGAGAGAAACCCTTcgaatgctttgagtgtggaaagagattccgCCAGAAGGGTGCCCTTCAAGTacatgaaagaagacacactgGGGAGGAGCCATttaaatgtttagagtgtgggaagagcttccgcTGTAGTAGTATCCTTCAAGAACATCAAAGAAGGCACACAGGGGAGTCGCCCTATAAATGCcaagagtgcggaaagagcttcagctcaAAGTACAGCCTTAGTTTACATCAAAGActgcacacaggggagaaaccatttgaatgttcgcagtgtggaaagagcttcagcaggAAGGAGAGCCTCGTAATACATCAGCGAATTCACACAGccgagaaaccatttaaatgcccggagtgtggaaagagttttagtGATAAGCATCGTTTTGCTAGACataaaagaatccacacaggagagaaaccttttcagtgtttgcagtgtggaaagagctttagtgaGAGGAGAAACCTTAGAAGTCATCAGACAACTTGCAAAGGGGAGATCTTAGGGCTTGCAAAGAGCTTCCACCAGGGTGGTCCTCTGCAATACAGTCAAAGTGCTCCCACCGAGACTTctttgaaggaggaggaagagtctGATACTCCTGATCGTCCCTCTGTTACCATAATTCTGGGGCAAGATGAGGGATCCGGTGACAGTGATGTCTCGTCTGAGGTTCCCAACGAATTGTTCAGTCCTGTCACAGGCCCAGCCATAATTCCAGATTCTCTCACCAGCCATAGCTCAACGGAGCACAGTTTGCAATGCATCCGGTGGGATACTCAGAGCCATGGTGGGAGGGACTACCTGACTCCCAGAGTACCCTTTCTCCCAGGAAATACACTTGTTTAA